A window from Aminiphilus circumscriptus DSM 16581 encodes these proteins:
- a CDS encoding DUF2922 domain-containing protein, producing the protein METRTLRMIFGLSSGKEWVLSLSNPRTDLTEGDVTAVMQAIIDSDLFLVGPDMIVRAEIVSRNVTEVVA; encoded by the coding sequence ATGGAAACCAGAACGTTGCGCATGATCTTCGGCCTGTCCTCGGGAAAGGAGTGGGTTCTTTCCCTGTCCAATCCCCGGACGGATCTCACCGAGGGAGACGTGACGGCGGTCATGCAGGCCATCATCGACAGTGACCTGTTTCTCGTCGGGCCGGACATGATCGTCCGTGCCGAGATCGTGTCCCGGAACGTCACGGAAGTGGTGGCCTAG
- a CDS encoding SDR family NAD(P)-dependent oxidoreductase, with amino-acid sequence MSGYFENKVAVVTGAASGLGLGITEALLARGARAVFMADVNDENLARESKRLRSALGGTVLGTVIPRHTDVTKLDQVEALVRDAKDFDGHLDFVFNNAGMGMTLPTEKITFDIWNFVVNLNLMGVVHGTYTAIPIMREQGFGHIVNTGSIAGRIPLPYQAVYAATKSAVISMTESLQYELEVEGLSFSVFCPANVRTAIFGEMAPPPDSISVEEAVEYIFAEIEKKAIVIVLPEAAREFDRLYREDYEEFQRLAREMAAERRENYRTKGTYC; translated from the coding sequence ATGAGCGGATATTTCGAGAACAAGGTGGCGGTGGTCACGGGCGCCGCGTCGGGCCTTGGCCTGGGCATCACGGAAGCGCTGCTCGCCCGGGGAGCCCGGGCGGTGTTCATGGCCGACGTGAATGACGAGAACCTCGCCAGGGAGTCAAAACGCCTCCGGAGCGCCTTGGGTGGAACAGTGCTTGGAACAGTGATCCCCCGGCACACGGACGTCACCAAGCTCGACCAGGTGGAAGCTCTCGTTCGGGACGCGAAGGACTTTGACGGACATCTGGATTTCGTGTTCAACAACGCGGGCATGGGCATGACCCTGCCGACGGAGAAGATCACCTTCGACATCTGGAACTTCGTGGTGAACCTGAATCTCATGGGGGTCGTCCACGGCACCTATACGGCCATTCCGATCATGCGGGAGCAGGGATTCGGCCACATCGTCAACACCGGCTCCATCGCGGGGCGCATTCCCCTTCCCTATCAGGCGGTGTACGCCGCCACCAAGAGCGCGGTGATCAGCATGACGGAGAGCCTGCAGTACGAGCTGGAGGTGGAGGGACTCTCCTTCAGCGTCTTCTGCCCCGCCAACGTCCGCACCGCCATCTTCGGCGAGATGGCCCCTCCGCCGGACTCCATCAGTGTCGAGGAAGCGGTGGAGTACATCTTCGCCGAAATAGAGAAGAAGGCCATCGTGATCGTCCTGCCCGAAGCAGCCCGGGAGTTCGACCGGCTCTACCGGGAAGACTACGAGGAATTCCAGCGCCTCGCCCGGGAAATGGCAGCGGAGCGCCGGGAGAACTACCGCACGAAGGGGACCTACTGCTGA
- a CDS encoding acetoacetate decarboxylase family protein — MRGTFRLRDEYVYAMPVHFSGHAFYPVRTVYGDMTGISLQFRTDPEALLPILPEDFELLEPLVNVQFSNARDVAWMAGGEYRLIQVTTPVRYLGNGEGLVGEYVFVIWENKACPIIGGREEDGMPKLFADIACERRVEDRWFTAASYESRTFLTLEMTRTRALSESEVAAANSRSKMNYFGWRYLPNLGRGGASLSHATLYPQEARMARAWSGEGHCTWTKLTAAEHPLQWPIIATLADLPVKSPFTAMMFKGSAQLNVGDSRALP, encoded by the coding sequence ATGAGAGGCACCTTCAGGCTCAGGGACGAGTACGTTTACGCCATGCCGGTGCATTTTTCCGGGCATGCCTTCTATCCCGTGCGCACCGTCTACGGGGACATGACGGGCATCAGCCTTCAGTTTCGGACGGATCCGGAGGCGCTGCTCCCGATTCTTCCCGAGGATTTCGAGCTGCTGGAGCCCCTGGTGAACGTTCAGTTCTCGAACGCCCGGGACGTGGCGTGGATGGCCGGCGGTGAGTACCGGCTCATCCAGGTCACCACGCCGGTGCGCTACCTCGGAAACGGCGAGGGGCTCGTCGGGGAGTACGTGTTCGTCATCTGGGAGAACAAGGCCTGCCCCATCATCGGAGGGCGCGAGGAGGACGGCATGCCGAAGCTCTTCGCGGACATCGCCTGCGAGCGCCGCGTGGAGGATCGCTGGTTCACCGCCGCGAGCTACGAGAGCCGCACGTTCCTCACGCTGGAGATGACCCGTACCCGGGCACTTTCCGAGAGCGAGGTCGCCGCGGCGAATTCCCGGAGCAAGATGAACTATTTCGGCTGGCGCTATCTGCCCAACCTCGGCAGAGGAGGCGCCTCCCTGAGCCACGCCACGCTCTATCCCCAGGAGGCGCGCATGGCCCGCGCCTGGTCGGGAGAGGGACACTGCACCTGGACCAAACTCACCGCGGCGGAACATCCCCTGCAGTGGCCCATCATCGCCACCCTCGCGGATCTTCCCGTGAAGAGCCCCTTCACGGCGATGATGTTCAAGGGATCGGCGCAGCTCAACGTGGGCGATTCGAGAGCGCTCCCCTGA
- a CDS encoding DUF6475 domain-containing protein, protein MTPEDFREFVTLLGRTAEVYGRPLPPDGALTVMFNALADCTLEEIRAALTAHIRSCKFMPRPADLLEQIRGSEEDRARAAWHRALAACRGVGTWTSVYFDDPAVHYAVERLGGWPALGAVRGEDLPFREKDFCYWYARAERADLAWDAVPPVLIGQHHLLSRGGLFPPPPPVPADERTAAALPRGPAMAAGAGAPQGVLFRAGAAPLLGEILARAGAEAARRALSPECRLVQA, encoded by the coding sequence ATGACTCCCGAGGACTTCCGCGAGTTCGTGACGCTTTTGGGGCGCACCGCCGAAGTGTACGGGCGCCCCCTGCCTCCGGACGGCGCGCTGACGGTGATGTTCAACGCTCTGGCGGACTGCACCCTGGAGGAGATCCGCGCCGCCCTCACGGCCCATATCCGGAGCTGCAAGTTCATGCCCCGTCCGGCGGATTTGCTGGAGCAGATCCGGGGCAGCGAGGAGGACCGGGCTCGGGCGGCGTGGCACCGGGCGCTCGCCGCCTGCCGGGGGGTGGGGACCTGGACCTCCGTGTACTTTGACGACCCGGCGGTGCATTACGCGGTGGAGCGCTTGGGCGGATGGCCCGCTCTCGGGGCGGTGCGCGGAGAGGATCTGCCTTTCCGGGAGAAGGACTTCTGCTACTGGTACGCCCGGGCGGAACGGGCCGACCTCGCCTGGGACGCGGTGCCGCCGGTTCTCATCGGGCAGCACCACCTGCTCTCCCGGGGTGGTCTCTTTCCGCCGCCGCCCCCCGTGCCCGCGGACGAACGCACTGCGGCGGCCCTGCCCCGGGGGCCCGCCATGGCAGCGGGCGCTGGTGCGCCCCAGGGTGTTCTTTTCCGGGCGGGGGCTGCGCCGCTTCTGGGCGAGATCCTCGCCCGGGCCGGAGCGGAGGCGGCCCGGAGGGCCCTCTCGCCGGAATGCAGGCTGGTGCAGGCGTAA
- a CDS encoding DUF1659 domain-containing protein produces MASFLSEGSRLILKVQTGSDEWGKPKSKTLSWRGIDPEASADDVDAVANALAGLCLYPRLEVQKQDTDLVTA; encoded by the coding sequence ATGGCGAGTTTTCTTTCCGAGGGCAGCCGGCTGATTCTCAAGGTGCAGACCGGCAGCGACGAGTGGGGCAAGCCGAAGAGCAAGACCCTCTCCTGGCGGGGCATCGACCCCGAGGCCTCCGCGGACGACGTAGACGCCGTGGCGAACGCCCTGGCCGGGCTCTGTCTCTATCCCCGGCTGGAGGTGCAGAAGCAGGACACGGACCTGGTGACGGCCTGA
- a CDS encoding YvrJ family protein: MTELLQQFVQHGFSVVVAAYLLVRMESRLDALTDAIRRLQAVLETGMFRSDETASAAVPRAGATLFRGEARSGRSAGRQSA; the protein is encoded by the coding sequence ATGACGGAACTTTTGCAACAGTTCGTCCAGCACGGATTTTCCGTGGTGGTGGCGGCCTATCTGTTGGTGCGCATGGAGAGCCGCCTCGACGCGCTCACCGATGCGATCCGCCGTCTGCAGGCGGTGCTCGAGACGGGGATGTTTCGCAGTGACGAGACGGCTTCGGCGGCGGTGCCCCGTGCGGGGGCCACGCTCTTTCGGGGCGAAGCCCGTTCGGGAAGGTCGGCGGGGAGGCAAAGCGCATGA
- a CDS encoding helix-turn-helix domain-containing protein, with protein sequence MSAAGDRESAGRVGEVGDRPDAARQGGWFSRVGNAVLDDETLTAHQKSIYAALCRFADRDGRCYPSLATIAAKAGCARRSVVEGLRVLEERGYVVREPRRAGRCRISNLYWVYGDKTATESEAVIARRKISESQDAAETPNAGEDGAFSLPETLAWTAAGGVVPLGAEPKAAETSPGAVRPGVSCGAAGSAEATAKTERPRFAAFSSPLSPLSPLRCPRGGGARELPRVVRDAPSPGQDPPDVVRQVPHSGREMPHPGQDVPLGGAPAASRTRLRKPDPETRRGDQREPPRPGGEEAFAAWVAGVVDRILGAGGTRK encoded by the coding sequence GTGAGTGCGGCGGGTGACCGCGAAAGCGCCGGGCGGGTCGGAGAGGTGGGCGACCGGCCCGACGCGGCCCGTCAGGGCGGCTGGTTTTCCCGGGTGGGAAACGCCGTGCTGGACGACGAGACCCTCACGGCCCACCAGAAGAGCATCTACGCGGCGCTCTGCCGTTTTGCCGACCGGGACGGGCGCTGCTACCCCTCGCTGGCCACCATCGCCGCCAAGGCGGGGTGCGCCCGAAGATCCGTCGTGGAGGGGCTGCGGGTGCTGGAAGAGCGGGGGTATGTGGTGCGCGAACCCCGCAGGGCCGGACGCTGCCGCATCAGCAATCTCTATTGGGTCTACGGAGATAAAACGGCAACCGAAAGTGAAGCCGTGATCGCACGCAGAAAGATATCCGAAAGCCAAGATGCGGCCGAAACCCCTAACGCAGGCGAGGATGGCGCGTTCAGCCTTCCGGAGACGTTGGCGTGGACAGCCGCAGGCGGCGTCGTTCCTTTGGGCGCGGAGCCGAAAGCGGCGGAAACGTCGCCCGGGGCGGTGCGGCCCGGCGTTTCCTGCGGCGCGGCGGGAAGTGCGGAAGCGACGGCGAAGACGGAGAGGCCCCGTTTTGCGGCATTTTCGTCGCCGCTGTCGCCGCTGTCGCCGCTGCGGTGCCCCAGAGGCGGAGGAGCGCGGGAGCTGCCCCGGGTTGTGCGCGACGCGCCCTCTCCGGGGCAGGACCCGCCCGACGTCGTGCGACAGGTGCCTCACTCCGGGCGGGAGATGCCCCACCCCGGGCAGGATGTGCCCTTGGGTGGTGCGCCTGCTGCCTCCAGAACCAGACTCAGGAAACCAGACCCAGAAACCAGACGGGGGGACCAGAGAGAGCCCCCCCGGCCCGGGGGGGAAGAGGCCTTTGCCGCCTGGGTGGCGGGCGTGGTGGACCGCATTCTTGGGGCCGGAGGAACGCGGAAATGA
- a CDS encoding substrate-binding periplasmic protein has translation MKRRKSLRKSLAVLLGTVAVLLAVSVAFGATLAEIKARGTLNLGLEDEDWGRFHMWKNNTASGFDVDLAEKIAAAAGVSLKIVPLPWGDGDAGSVSGAWSPGGWPPFDVDLILSGVTITPERAAYVTFSEPYFTSGQMVLFRKAAPITDAAALAGKKLGVQQATTSESVARERFGSSTIFIFAAVPEMLDALRAGALDAILLDSPFALTEAKEDASLAVLEELFSSEEFGVVLPKDVDPALKALVDEVVRQEKDALCEKWFK, from the coding sequence ATGAAACGGAGAAAGAGTCTGCGGAAGTCTCTTGCGGTGCTGCTCGGTACGGTGGCGGTGCTCCTGGCGGTGTCCGTCGCCTTTGGGGCGACCCTGGCGGAGATCAAAGCGCGGGGAACGCTCAACCTCGGTCTGGAGGACGAGGATTGGGGACGGTTCCACATGTGGAAGAACAACACCGCCTCGGGCTTCGACGTGGATCTGGCGGAGAAGATCGCCGCCGCGGCGGGCGTCTCCCTCAAGATCGTGCCGCTTCCCTGGGGTGACGGTGACGCGGGAAGCGTGAGCGGTGCCTGGAGCCCCGGCGGGTGGCCTCCCTTCGACGTGGATCTCATTCTCTCCGGTGTCACCATCACCCCCGAACGCGCCGCCTACGTGACCTTTTCAGAGCCGTATTTCACGTCAGGGCAGATGGTGCTCTTCCGGAAAGCGGCCCCCATCACCGACGCCGCCGCTCTGGCGGGGAAAAAACTCGGCGTCCAGCAGGCCACCACGAGCGAAAGTGTAGCGAGGGAGCGTTTCGGATCGAGCACGATCTTCATCTTCGCCGCCGTTCCGGAGATGCTCGACGCCCTGCGGGCGGGCGCTCTCGACGCGATTCTTCTCGACAGCCCCTTCGCCCTGACGGAGGCGAAGGAGGATGCGTCCCTGGCCGTGCTGGAGGAGCTGTTCTCCTCCGAGGAGTTCGGCGTCGTGCTCCCCAAAGACGTGGATCCGGCGCTCAAGGCCCTGGTGGATGAGGTGGTGCGACAGGAGAAGGACGCCCTGTGCGAGAAATGGTTTAAATAA
- a CDS encoding glucosaminidase domain-containing protein — protein sequence MTFSGGFVGVPVEARSLFRMSQQRDQRNSQKGQHEKNAGLGVASLVASARGHLAPVTGVMVTKATTTGATASATKAAAKAVEDAETKAETEAVVKAPRETVTKATASAKTAGDSGTDPRKSAEALSRRDDSPEEMPRLVFEAVRVGNGARTLHRGAPLNAFGAAVQTWHETGGFRSAAMRRTWNLAGIKCTRSWVAEGGLCWSSATKEWSGGAERRVEAAFRHYGSLEHFLADYSRLLATCFPLAARNADCCWLFFAGLSWGVPRKDGTRLRWATDPNYSASLVRAALILAPSLLGGAWKDILHCSFSAARSRGFPDAALEALIRAALAA from the coding sequence ATGACCTTCTCGGGCGGCTTCGTCGGCGTGCCTGTGGAAGCGCGGTCGCTTTTTCGCATGTCTCAGCAACGGGACCAGCGGAACAGTCAGAAAGGGCAGCACGAAAAGAACGCCGGTCTCGGTGTCGCGTCTCTCGTCGCCTCAGCCCGCGGGCACCTCGCTCCGGTAACGGGAGTGATGGTGACGAAGGCGACGACAACGGGAGCAACGGCGTCGGCAACGAAAGCGGCGGCGAAGGCGGTGGAAGATGCGGAAACGAAAGCGGAAACGGAGGCTGTGGTGAAGGCCCCGAGAGAGACGGTAACGAAAGCAACGGCGTCGGCAAAGACGGCGGGAGATTCGGGAACGGATCCCCGAAAGAGCGCGGAAGCGCTCTCTCGGAGAGACGACTCTCCGGAGGAGATGCCCCGCCTGGTCTTCGAGGCGGTGCGCGTCGGCAACGGCGCCCGTACCCTTCACCGGGGGGCGCCGCTCAACGCCTTCGGCGCGGCGGTGCAGACCTGGCACGAGACCGGGGGATTCCGTTCCGCGGCGATGCGCCGCACCTGGAATCTGGCGGGTATCAAATGCACCCGGAGCTGGGTGGCCGAGGGCGGTCTCTGTTGGAGCAGCGCCACAAAGGAATGGAGTGGCGGGGCGGAGCGGCGGGTGGAGGCGGCGTTCCGGCACTACGGATCGCTGGAGCATTTTCTGGCGGATTACTCCCGGCTCCTCGCCACGTGCTTTCCTCTTGCGGCGCGCAACGCGGACTGCTGCTGGCTCTTCTTTGCGGGGCTCTCCTGGGGCGTACCCCGCAAGGACGGCACGCGCCTCCGGTGGGCCACGGACCCAAACTATAGCGCGTCGCTCGTGCGGGCGGCCCTGATACTCGCGCCCTCCCTGCTCGGCGGCGCCTGGAAGGACATTCTGCACTGCTCCTTTTCCGCGGCCCGGAGCCGGGGCTTTCCCGACGCCGCCCTGGAGGCGCTGATCCGAGCCGCTCTCGCCGCATGA
- a CDS encoding helix-turn-helix domain-containing protein — protein sequence MSSVGERIRYARRNAGMGQQELARALGTTQANVSRMERGERRFTLEMLKALANVLGCPLSFLAGDEDIAPAPPPERRVSESEALFDELARKHPEVGLHLRSLAKARHELTEEDWDFLVTHLKLALGYVDASLKARRAEGSF from the coding sequence GTGTCCTCAGTGGGAGAACGGATCCGCTATGCCCGGCGCAACGCCGGAATGGGACAGCAGGAACTCGCCCGGGCGCTGGGCACCACCCAGGCGAACGTGAGCCGCATGGAGCGGGGGGAGCGTCGCTTCACCCTGGAGATGCTCAAGGCCCTGGCAAACGTGCTGGGCTGCCCGCTTTCCTTTCTCGCGGGCGACGAGGACATCGCCCCGGCGCCACCGCCGGAACGGCGGGTGAGCGAGAGCGAGGCGCTCTTCGACGAGCTGGCCCGCAAACATCCCGAAGTGGGACTCCATCTGCGGAGTCTCGCCAAGGCACGGCACGAACTCACCGAGGAAGACTGGGATTTTCTGGTGACGCATCTCAAGCTGGCCCTCGGCTATGTGGACGCATCGCTCAAGGCCCGCCGGGCGGAGGGCAGCTTCTGA
- a CDS encoding TolB family protein: MACAKKTWMTKAWTKAWMKAWRGKRLFGGASGGATGARVGAVKPTAAGVLLGATKAPGQVEQSERKNASGAFFAVVRSVHAAVSHRGSPIAVAPGVLFARIALGVLVALFVAGAAGMAGGFFAPEAAAAAAAKEAKVVFARDGGVWLTDVAGGTPRRLCDGNDPEISPRGDAVAFTDYRDAGRRIAVLRLGEKTAQLVAGIPGDNSYGPRWSPDGMRLLFNHWLPDEARWVTAVVSASGGDLRLVSGAVRDVYSPFWAADGASVYAQDLEFLYRFDLQGRMLEKRSLAELFGDAVSFSSAVRFSVAPDGSAVLFDADLPEMSPLAQKVGEPVSAVFLWRPASGEQGARVSPEDMSVFSPAWLPDGSGFLAAGFSASDVKGKGASLRLLVSLYRFSLDGGAPVRLVKDAFSPSCGK, translated from the coding sequence ATGGCCTGCGCGAAGAAGACGTGGATGACAAAGGCGTGGACAAAGGCGTGGATGAAGGCCTGGAGGGGAAAGAGACTCTTCGGCGGCGCCTCGGGTGGCGCGACAGGCGCCCGGGTGGGAGCGGTGAAGCCGACCGCGGCGGGTGTGCTCCTCGGCGCGACGAAAGCGCCGGGGCAGGTGGAACAGTCGGAGCGGAAAAACGCCTCCGGAGCTTTTTTCGCGGTTGTTCGGAGCGTGCATGCTGCGGTTTCGCACCGCGGCAGCCCCATCGCCGTCGCCCCTGGGGTGCTTTTCGCCCGTATCGCCCTGGGGGTGCTTGTCGCGCTCTTCGTGGCGGGTGCGGCGGGGATGGCGGGAGGCTTTTTCGCTCCGGAGGCGGCGGCCGCGGCCGCGGCAAAGGAGGCAAAGGTGGTCTTTGCCCGGGACGGAGGCGTGTGGCTCACCGACGTCGCGGGCGGCACCCCGCGGCGGCTCTGCGACGGCAACGACCCGGAGATCTCCCCCCGGGGGGACGCCGTGGCCTTTACGGACTACCGCGACGCGGGGCGGCGAATCGCCGTGTTGCGCCTGGGCGAAAAGACGGCGCAGCTCGTGGCGGGCATTCCCGGCGACAACAGCTACGGCCCCCGGTGGTCCCCCGACGGCATGCGGCTGCTCTTCAACCACTGGCTTCCAGACGAGGCCCGGTGGGTGACGGCGGTGGTTTCCGCCTCGGGAGGCGACCTGCGGCTCGTCTCCGGCGCTGTGCGGGATGTCTATTCCCCCTTCTGGGCCGCCGATGGCGCGAGCGTCTACGCCCAGGATCTGGAGTTCCTCTACCGCTTCGACCTGCAGGGGCGAATGCTCGAAAAGCGTTCCCTGGCGGAACTTTTCGGCGATGCGGTGAGTTTTTCGAGCGCCGTGCGCTTTTCCGTCGCCCCCGACGGGTCGGCGGTGCTCTTTGACGCGGATCTTCCCGAAATGAGCCCCCTCGCGCAAAAAGTGGGCGAGCCCGTGAGCGCGGTCTTTCTCTGGCGACCGGCGAGCGGGGAGCAAGGGGCTCGCGTTTCCCCCGAGGACATGAGCGTCTTTTCCCCCGCATGGCTTCCGGACGGCTCGGGCTTTCTCGCGGCGGGGTTCTCCGCTTCGGATGTGAAGGGGAAGGGCGCCTCCCTGCGGCTTCTGGTCTCTCTCTACCGCTTTTCCCTGGACGGCGGTGCCCCGGTGCGGCTGGTGAAGGACGCCTTCTCCCCCTCCTGCGGCAAATAG
- a CDS encoding helix-turn-helix domain-containing protein gives MSFDDTKCRTHLSALAENIRRARIKAGLSQVELAEKCALSQGNLSRIETGERRPSVLLLFRIAEVLELSPTRLLARRGRERGFPCRRAEVPRAGCIAEMEAEAGSDAATAVSAASGVNSQTGTNGTGGTGGTNGANGVVRAERADAGWAFRVASSERRGALP, from the coding sequence ATGTCTTTCGACGACACGAAATGCCGCACCCATCTGTCCGCACTGGCCGAGAACATCCGGCGGGCCCGGATCAAAGCAGGATTGAGCCAGGTGGAACTGGCCGAAAAGTGTGCGCTCTCTCAGGGAAATCTCTCCCGCATCGAGACGGGGGAGCGCCGTCCCTCGGTGCTGCTGCTGTTCCGCATCGCCGAGGTGCTGGAACTTTCGCCGACGCGGCTTCTCGCCCGCCGGGGAAGAGAGAGGGGGTTTCCATGCCGTCGCGCCGAGGTACCCCGCGCCGGCTGCATCGCTGAAATGGAGGCGGAAGCCGGATCGGATGCGGCAACCGCAGTGAGTGCGGCAAGCGGCGTGAATTCGCAAACCGGAACGAATGGAACAGGTGGAACAGGTGGAACAAATGGAGCGAATGGAGTGGTTCGGGCGGAGAGGGCGGACGCCGGGTGGGCATTCCGCGTGGCCTCTTCGGAACGGAGAGGAGCGCTTCCGTGA